The DNA sequence GTTCACGAACGCGGCATCGGCGTGCACCGACGCGTTGAACTTGCCGCGGCGGAACGTGCACTCGGTGAAGACGGCGCCGGTGTTCGCCGCCTCCGTCCAGTCCCCGTCCACGAACAGGACGCGCGTGTGGGCCTGGCCGGAGATGTCGTCGCCGTACCAGTCCGCGCCGGTGATCGTGCTGTCCGTCTTCGGCGCCGCTGCGCCGTGCATCCGCTCAGCCACGGGCAGCTTCCGCGGACGGATGCCGCGCATCGACCGAATGGCTGATGTCGTTCGGGGCGGCGGTAGTTGCGCCTGCGCGAGCGAGAGTCCACATCTCCCGGCTCACTCGCGCGCCTTCGGCGGGGGAGCGGGGACCGTCGGGGCGTCCAGGTCGTGCGGGATCACGTAGAAGTTCTCGTCGACCTTGAAGTCCGCCGGGCTCGCCACGGTGACGCGTGCCGTCTTCCACGCCTCCGTCGGGCGGATGAGCGTGTACACGCCGGGGGAGAGCGTCACACGCACGGGCATGTCGAAGCCGGGCACCACGTCCGCCCATCTGTAGCGTAGCGTCCCGTTGCGGATGCGGTACTCCAGCACGGGGATGCGCGTGGTGGTGAGGTACTGCCGGAACACGCGGTCCAGGTCGATGCCGGCCTGCCGGCTGATGTACTGCTGCACCTGGCGCCCCGTCACCACCTTGTGCCGGAAGGTCTGGTTGAGGCCGCGCAGAATGCCGCGCCACCTCTCGTCGTCGCCCACGATCTGCCGGATCGTGTGCAGCATGTTGCCGCCCTTGTAGTACATGTCGCCGCTGCCCTCGGCGTTCACGCCGAACGCGGGGATGATGGGCTCGTCGTTCGCCACGTTCGCGCGCGTGCCCATGATGTACTTCGCCCCCGCCTCCTTGCCCTGCTGGCACTCCGTGTACAGGCTCTCGGAGTAGTGCGTGAAGCTCTCGTGC is a window from the Longimicrobiaceae bacterium genome containing:
- a CDS encoding M1 family aminopeptidase; this translates as GYKLVETPHLGMEHQSAVAYGNHYQNGYLGRDLSHTGLGLAWDFIIVHESGHEWFGNNITSADLADMWVHESFTHYSESLYTECQQGKEAGAKYIMGTRANVANDEPIIPAFGVNAEGSGDMYYKGGNMLHTIRQIVGDDERWRGILRGLNQTFRHKVVTGRQVQQYISRQAGIDLDRVFRQYLTTTRIPVLEYRIRNGTLRYRWADVVPGFDMPVRVTLSPGVYTLIRPTEAWKTARVTVASPADFKVDENFYVIPHDLDAPTVPAPPPKARE